The sequence CCGGAGGACGACTGGGAGGACCGGCGGCCGGTCGGCCGCCGCGCGGCGTCCGAGCCCCGGGACGTGCAGGTCGCCGGCCGCCGCGCCCTGCCCGAGGAGTCGCCCCGCCGCTCCGGGCTCGGCGACCTGGTGGCCGAATACCGCGCGGGCGAGCAGGACGTCGACTACGCGGCGCGCATGCAGCGGCAGCCCCCCGTCCAGGGCGACCCGTTCGGCGGCCCGGCCACCGGCACGTTCATGGCCGGCGAGTACGGCATGCCGTCCCCCGGCCAGCCCGCGGGCGGCGGTGAATACACCCGGCAACCCCCGATGACCGGCCAGTTCGGCATGCCGCCGGGCAACCAGGCGACCGGTGAGTACGACGTGCCGGTCAACGAGTACGGCAGGCCCACCGCTCCCGCCGCCGGCGGCCCGGCGGGCCCGGGCAGGCCGACGGGCCCCAGCACCGGAGAGTTCGCCAGGCCCGACCCGCTCCACGGCGCCCAGCCCGGCGGCAGCCTCCAGCCCATGCCCGCCGACCAGGCGTTCGGCGCCCCGACCGGTTACGGCCAGAGCGCCGCTCCGGGGTACGGCGGCGCTCCGGGGTACGGCCAGGGCTCCGATCAGGGACTCGGCGGCGCTCCGGGGTACGGCCAGGCGCCGGACCGCGGTCTCGGCGGCCCGACCGGTTACGGCCAGAGTGCCGCTCCGGGCCTCGGCGGCCAGCCCGCGGCCGGTTCCGCCTATCCGGGCGCGGCGGCCGACCAGCCGGGCGGCTCCTCCCGCCCGTCACCCGGCATCTTCGGCCTGCTGACCGTGTTCACCCTGATCGACGGCACCGGAGAGGCGTTCGACCGGCTGGCCGAGGAGACGCTTGAGGCCGTCCGCCGTTCCGAGCCCGACACGCTCGTCTACGTGTGCCACTCGGTGAAGTCGGCCCCGCTCCAGCGCATCGTCTACGAGCTCTACCGCGACGAGGTCGCCTACACCGAGCACCAGCGCCAGCCGCACGTGGAGCGTTTCGTCAGCGAGCGGCAGAACATGGTGCTCGCCACCAACGTGATCGAGCTCAACGTCAACGCCGCGAAGGTGATGCCGCTCCCGATGGCCTTCAGGCTCTGAGCGCGGCGCGCAGGCGGTTCTCGTCGACGCGCCAGAAGTCGTGCTGGACACCGTCGACGAGGGTGACCGGGATCATCTCCCAGTATTTGTCCTGGTCCTCCTCGGAGGCGGTGATGTCGCGCTCCTCCCAGGGGACACCCAGCTCCGTGGCGACCCGCTCGATCACCGTCCGCGCGTCGTCGCACAGGTGACAGCCGGGCTTGCCGAGCAATGTGATGCGGTGGTCCTGCGGTGCCATGCCCGCCACGGTAGCCGAATCGCGAGCGTGCGCAGGCGGCCTCCCTTTCCGCAATCGGTGAGAAACCCCGCGAGGACCAGGCAGGTTACGCTTCTGGTACCGGAAGAGCGATCCTTCCGCGGCCGGCGGGGCGACGGAAGGGCGCTCGCCGTCAGCGCCGCGGCCGAGGCCGCGAACCCCCACTTTGTGCACCGGTTCACAAAGGGACTAACCTGAAAGACAGTGGCCTCACCTCGTCATCCGTCGCGTCCGGGCCGCGCCGGCCGCCTGTCCCCCTGGAGCTCCGGCACGTGATCCGCCGTCTGTCCCAAGCTCGTGAACGTGGCATACCCGAGGCGACCGTCGCCCGGCTGCCGCTCTATCTGCGCGCGCTGAACGGCATGGCCGAGCGGGGCCTGGCGACCGTGAGCTCGGAGGATCTCGCCGTCGCCGCCGGGGTCAACTCGGCCAAGCTCCGCAAAGACCTCTCCCATCTGGGCTCCTACGGCACCCGCGGGGTCGGCTACGACGTCGAATACCTCATCTACCAGATCTCCCGCGAGCTGGGCCTGACCCAGGACTGGGCCGTTGCCATCGTCGGAGTGGGTAACCTCGGTCGTGCACTGGCCAATTACGGCGGGTTCGTCTCCCGAGGATTCCGGGTCGCCGCCCTCCTCGACGCCGACCCCGAGGTGGTGGGCGACCATATCGCGGGATTGAATGTGGAGCACATCGACGAGCTGGAAGCCGTGATAAAGCGGCGGGGAGTGTCGATCGTGGTGCTTGCGACGCCGGCAGCGGCGGCCCAGCAGGTGGCCGACCGGGTCATCGCCGCGGGGGTCACCAGCATCCTGAACTTCGCCCCCGTCGTACTCGCCGTGCCTGAAGGCGTCGATATCCGTAAAGTCGACCTATCGATTGAACTGCAGATCCTTGCGTTCCATGAACAGCGCAAAACGGATCGGATGACTGGGGGGCCTGCGATGGCCGAGGAGTGGCCCGAGGCGGTGGACCTGTGAGCGAGCGCGATGAGCGAGCCCGGGGACGCCGCATTTCCCGGAAGGACGCGGGCGGTCGGGCCCGTCGACGTCCACGGAGAGCCGAGGCGGGCCGATGAGCGTCCTCGTGGTCGGCCTCAGCCACCGGACGGCTCCGGTGGCCCTGCTGGAGCGGGTGTCCGTCTCCGGTGACGCGCTGGTCAAGTTGCTCCACGCGGTTCAGCAGGACGCGTGCGTCGCCGAGGTCATGGCCGTCTCGACCTGCAACCGGGTCGAGGTCTACGCCGAGGTGGACCGGTTCCACGCCGCGGTGACCGCGATCTCCGAGCTGCTCAGCATCCATTCGGGTGTCCCCATGGAGCAGCTGTCGAACCATCTCTACGTGCACTACGAGGACCGCGCCGTCGAGCACCTGTTCTCGGTCGGCTCGGGCCTCGACTCGATGGTCCTGGGCGAGGGGCAGATCCTCGGCCAGGTCCGCTCGGCCCTCAAGCTCGCCCAGGAGCAGGGCACGCTCGGACCGACGCTCAACGAGCTCGTCCAGCAGGCGCTGCGGGTCGGCAAGCGCTCCCACACCGAGACCGGCATCGACCGGGCGGGCGCCTCCCTCGTGGGCGTGGGCCTCACCCTCGCCGAGCGCGTGCTCGGCCCGATCCAGGGCAAGCGCGCCCTGGTGGTCGGCGCCGGCTCGATGAGCGCCCTGTCGGCCGCGACCCTGCAGCGGGCGGGCGTCACCGACATCGTGGTGGTCAACCGCACCCACGACCGCGCGGTACGGCTGGCCCAGACGGTGGGCGGCCGGGCCGCCGAGCTCGGCGACCTGGCGCGGGAGCTGGCCCAGGCCGACCTGGTCATCTCGTGCACCGGCGCCACCGACGTGGTCATCACCGCGGACATGGTCGTGGCCAGGGAGATGTTCCTGCTCGACCTCGCGCTCCCTCACGACGTGGACCCCGCCGTACGGCGGCTGCCCGGCGTCACCCTCGTCGACCTGGAGTCGATGCAGGACGGCGCGGCCGACGCGGAGACCGACGACGGTGGGCGCGCCGAGGCGGTCGTCGCCGTGCGCGGGATCGTCGCCGACGAGGTGGCGGCCTACCTGTCGGCCGAGCGCGCCGCGCGGGTGACGCCGACCGTGGTCGCGCTCCGGAGCAAGGCGGCCGACGTGGTCGAGGCGGAGCTCGGGCGGCTCGTCGCCCGGGTCCCCGAGCTCGACGGGCGGGTCCGGGACGAGGTCACGCAGACAATCAGGCGCGTGGTCGACAAACTGCTCCATGAGCCCACCGTGCGTGTCAAACAGCTCGCGGAGTCTCCGGCAGGCGATCATTATGCGGAGGCATTGCGTGAGCTGTTCGATTTGGACCCGAAGGTTCCCCGTGCGGTGAGAAGTATCGAAAGGATCGACGCCGAGACGAGTAAGAAGGAGGTGGGCAGGTGAGCAGCGTCTCCTCTCCGCTCAGGCTGGGCACGAGGCGGAGCCTGATGGCCACGACCCAGTCGGGGCTGGTCGCCGCACGGCTGACCGAGCTGACCGGCCGGGCCGTCGAGCTCGTCGGCGTCACCACCTTCGGCGACGTCACCAAGGCCAATCTCACCCAGCTCGGCGGGACGGGCGTCTTCGTCAGCGCGCTGCGCGACAAGCTGATCGACGGCGAGATCGACTTCGCGGTCCACTCGCTGAAGGACCTCCCCACCACGCAGGACCCGCGCGTGGTCATCGCGGCGATCCCGCCGCGTGACGACCCCAGGGACGCGCTGGTGAGCACGGCGAAGCTGGCCGACCTGCCGGCCGGCTCGAAGGTCGGCACCGGGTCTCCCCGCAGGATCGCCCAGCTCAGGGTGCTCCGCCCCGACCTCGAATACGTCCCGATCCGCGGCAACGCCGACACCCGGATCGGCAAGGTCACCTCCGGTGAGCTGCAGGGTGTCGTGCTGGCCGCCGCCGGGCTCGGACGGCTGGGCCGTGAGGCCGAGATCTCCCAGGTCTTCGAGGTGGAGGAGATGCTCCCGGCCCCCGGGCAGGGAGCACTGGCCGTGGAGTGCCGGGCCGACCGGACCGACCTCATCGAGTTCCTGAGTGTGCTCGACGACGCCCGGACCCGCGCCGCGGTGACCGCCGAGCGCGCGGTGCTCAACGCCCTGGAAGCGGGGTGCGCGGCCCCGGTTGGTGCGTACTCGGCCGATGACGGGCAAAATCTGATTCTGACCGCCGCTGTCGTCGCCGTCGACGGCAAGCGGGCGGTGCGCAAGTCCACCGCCGGGACCCTTTCGGCGCCCATGGATCTCGGCCGCGACCTCGCGGCAGAGATGATCGCCGAAGGGGCAGGCACGTTGATAGGGGAGCAAGCACATTGAGCTCCGGAAGTACCACCTTCGAGCGCCCGGCCGGGTTCGTCGCCTTCGTGGGGGCGGGCCCCGGTGACGAGGGCCTGCTCACGCTCCGTGGCGCCGACCTGCTCTCGAAGGCCGACGTCGTCGTGCTCGACCAGGAGGCGTACGGCACGCTGCTGCGCCACTGCCGGGAGGGCGTCGAGGTCGTCGAAGCCGCCGACGAGGACGCGGTCTCGCTGAGAACCGTCACAGCGGCCAAGGGCGGGCGCGTCGTCGTGCGGCTCTGCGCCGGCGACCCGATGTTCTTCTCCTCGATCACCGAGGAGGTCGCGGCCTGCGCCAAGGCGGAGGTGGACTTCGAGATCGTGCCGGGCGTGCCCCCGGCGACGGCGGTGCTCACCTACGCGGGCATCCCCGCCGCGGTGGCGGTGCCGGAGTTCCGGGTCGTGGACGCGACCCAGGTCGACGACTGGAGCGCCCACGCCACGGGCGCCGGCACCCTGGTGATCTACAACGGCGTCTCCGGGGCCGTCGCGATCGGCAAGGCGCTGATCGCCGCGGGCCGGCCGGACTCGACGCCGGTCGCGATCAGCAGCGCGGGCACCACCACCGAGCAGTACACCGTGGTGACCACGCTCGGCCGGATCGCGCCCGACCTCAAGCACGCCGGGATGACCGAGCCCGCGCTGATCGTGGTCGGCGAGGCCGTCGGCATGCGTGACCAGCTGTCGTGGTTCGAGACCAAGCCGCTGTTCGGCTGGCGGGTGCTCGTACCCAGGACCAAGGAGCAGTCGGCCGGCCTGGTGGAGCAGCTGCGCTCCTACGGCGCGGTGCCGGAGGAGGTCCCCACGATCTCCGTCGAGCCGCCGCGCACCCCGCAGCAGATGGACCGGGCGATCAAGGGCCTGGTCACCGGCCGCTACGAGTGGGTGGCGTTCACCAGCTCGAACGCGGTCAAGGCCGTGCGCGAGAAGTTCGAGGAGTACGGCCTGGACGCCCGCGCGTTCGCCGGGCTCAAGGTCGCGGCCGTCGGCGAGGCCACCGCGCGGGCGCTGGTGCAGTTCGGCGTCAAGCCGGACCTCATGCCGTCGGGCGAGCAGTCGTCGGACGGCCTGCTGGCCGAGTGGCCGCCGTACGACTCGATGCTCGACCCGATCAACCGGGTGCTGCTGCCCCGGGCCGACATCGCGACCGAGACGCTGGTCGCGGGGCTGACCGAGCTCGGCTGGGAGTGCGACGACGTGACCGCCTACCGGACCGTCCGCGCGGCGCCGCCGCCCGCGCCGATCCGGGAGGCCATCAAGGGCGGCGGGTTCGACGCGGTGCTGTTCACCTCGTCGAGCACCGTGCGCAACCTGGTGGGCATCGCGGGCAAGCCGCACAACGTCACGGTCATCGCCGTGATCGGCCCGCAGACCGCCAAGACCGCCGAGGAGTTCGGGCTCCGCGTCGACGTGATGGCCGACAGGCCGTCGGCTTCGGCCCTCGCGGCGGCGCTGGCCGAGTACGGCGCCAAGCAGCGGCAGGCCGCGCTCGCGGCCGGAGACGTCCCGCGCAGGCCCTCCCAGACCCGGAGAGGTGCCCGGCGCCGCGCCAAGTAATCTGGAACCGTCGCGGACGCCCGGGGAACGAGGCGTCCGTGACGGTCCCCGCGCGCGTGCACGTCACATCTGAATACGATTCCCCGGTCTCCGCCGCCCCTGGCGGGGAGAGGGAGAGATCTTGACATCTTCCCCACGCCCCAAGCCGGGGATTCCGACCCTCACGGGCCGGTTTCCCTGCTTCACTGGCAACCACCCGCCCGGCTCGCGCCGCTCGGGTCCCACGCCGCCTCCACAGGCGTTCCACCTCGCCACCGGCGAGGGCACTGCCGATCACCCGCGCGGTGGCATGGCCGTCGTCACCGCCGGACACGTCAACGGGTCGCGTGGCACCGCGCCGTGTCCCCTCCCAGAGCCAAAGCCCGGGATCTCCACCCTGGAAGGATTCAGATGAGTGCTCAGTTCCCCATCGCGCGTCCGCGCAGGCTCCGCCGTATGGCGGCGATGCGCCGTATGGTCGCCGGTACCCGACTGCACCCGGCGGAGCTGGTGCTGCCGCTGTTCGTCAAGGAGGGCATCGGCGAGCCGAACCCGATCGGCTCGATGCCCGGGGTGTTCCAGCACACCCGTGACTCGCTGCGCAAGGCCGCCCATGAGGCGGCCGAGGCGGGGGTCGGCGGGCTCATCCTGTTCGGCATACCCGCGGTGAAGGACGCGCGGGGGTCGGCGGCCGACGACCCTGACGGGATCGTCCAGCAGGCCGTCGCCGACGTGGTCGCCGACGTGGGCGACGCGCTGGTCGTGATGACCGACACCTGCCTGGACGAGTTCACCGACCACGGGCACTGCGGCATCCTGACGCCCGGCGGCGAGGTCGACAACGACGCCACCCTGGAGCGTTACGCGGCCGCCGCGGTGTCCCAGGCCCGCGCCGGGTCGCAGGTCATCGCGCCCAGCGGCATGATGGACGGCCAGGTCGCCGCGATCCGCGCGGGGCTGGACGCCGACGGCTTCGAGCAGATCCCGATCCTCGCCTACGCGGTCAAGTACGCCTCGGCGTTCTACGGGCCGTTCCGGGAGGCGGCCGAGTGCGCCCCGCAGTTCGGCGACCGCAACGCCTACCAGCAGGACGCGGCGGGCCCGGTCGGCGAGGCGCTGCGCGAGGTGCGGCTGGACCTCGACGAGGGCGCCGACTGGGTGATGGTCAAGCCCGCGCTGGCCTACCTCGACATCCTGCGCCAGGTGCGTGACGCGGTGGACGTGCCGGTGGCCGCCTACCAGGTCAGCGGGGAGTACGCCATGATCGAGGCCGCGGCGGCGAACGGCTGGATCGACCGGGACCGGGCGATCATGGAGTCGCTGGTCGCGATCCGCCGGGCCGGGGCCGACATGATCCTCACCTACTGGGCGACCGAGGTGGCCAAGAAGCTCCAGTGAGACCAGCGGCACATGCCGAGAACTGGGGGTTTGCCGCTTACTCGGGTGGTCTGTGCGTTAGAGTGCGAGTACCGGTGCGGATGTGTCCCAGGTGGCGTAGACCCTGGCTGTCTGACTTCCCTTGCTAACCAGAATGTGGATATGTCATCGCATCCGGGGGGCACCCGGGATGGGCAGACGACGGAGGACACAATGGTGGGGGTACCGCTGACTCGTCGTGGCAGGCGACGTGCTCACCCGAAACAGACGATCAGCTCCGTGCTGGAGTACGCCGCTCTGGGCTGGGCGAGCTGTCCCGGCGCGCGGCCGCTGCAGAGCGGTTCCCGCGCCTGTTCCTGCGACCGCGTCGGCTGTCCCGACCCGGGCGCGCATCCGCTCTCGGTGGCCTGGCAGATGCAGGCCACCACCGACCCCACCCTGCTCACCCACTGGTGGCAGCGGGAGCCCGAGGCGAATGTGATCCTCCCCACGGGCCGCGTCTTCGACGTGTTCGACGTACCTGCCGCCGCGGGGCTCACCGCCCTCGCGGGAATGGACTCCGCCGGATCCGCAACGGGCCCGGTCGCCGCGAACGGCGACCGGGTCCTTTTCTATGTGGCCACGCGCAACGTCGCCGAGGACGAGGACGAATGGTGGTCCTGTCCCCTCGACTTCGGGCCGGCCACCATCGACGAGATGCCCGGCCTGCGCTGGCACTGCCGTGACAGCTACGTCCTCGCCCCGCCCTCGGCCCTGCCGTCCGGCCGGACCGGCTCGTGGCTGCGCCCGCCGGACGGCCGCCCGCTGCCCGACCCGCTCCGCGTCCTCGACTGGCTCGCCGACCTCTGCGACTGAGGCCCGCCGGCGGGCCGCGGGCTCAGGCGGCGGGCCGGGTCATCCGGAGCCGCCCAGACCGGCCTCGCGGGCGCGGACGATGGCCTGGGCGCGGTCGGCCACCTGGAGCTTCATGAAGATGTTGGAGACGTGGTTGCGCACGGTCTTGCCGGACAGGAAGAGGATCCCGGCGATCTCGTTGTTGCCTCTGCCCTGGGCGACCAGTTCGAGCACCTCCCGCTCCCGCTCGGTGAGCTCGGGGAAGGCGGTACGCGACGGATCGGGCATGCCGGCGAAGTAGGTCAGGACGCGCCGGGCGATCTCCGGGCCGTAGATGGCCTCGCCCGCCGCGACGGCGTGCACGGCACGGCCGATCTCCTCGGCGCCCGCCTCCTTGAGCAGGTAGCCGCGCGCCCCGGCGCGCATGGCGGTGAACACCGAGTCGTCGTCGCGGAACATGGTCAGCACCAGCACCCCGATCCGCGGGCTGGTCCTGACGATCGTCCTGGTCGCCTCGACGCCGTTGCCGCCGGGCATCTGCAGGTCCATCACGACCACGTCCGGCTGGAGCTCGGCCGCCAGCGCCACCGCCTCCTGCCCGCCGGAGGCCTCCCCCACGACCTCGATCTCCATGGCCGAGAGCAGGCCGCGCAGGCCCTGCCGGAAGACCGGGTGGTCGTCCACGATCAGCACGGTGATCACGTGGCCTCCTCCGTCGGCAACCTGGCGGTCACCTCCGTGCCGCCGCCCGGCCTGCGGCCGATCACACACGAGCCTCCCACCTCGGCCGCCCGCTCGCGCATCGAGGTCAGCCCGACGCCCGCGGCCGGGCTTTCGGGCAGGCCGACCCCGTCGTCGGCGACCTCCACGCGCAGCTCGCCCGGCAGGCGGCGCAGCCGGATGAGGACCGTGGCCGGGCCGGCGTGGCGCCGGGCGTTGGTGAGCGCCTCCTGGGCGATGCGGTAGGCGGCGACCTCGACGGCGGCGGGCAGGTCGTCCAGCGCGCCGTCCACCGTCACCGCGGTCTCCCCGGCGGAGGCCCGCAGCGCCCCTTCCAGGCCCAGGTCGTCCAGTGCGGGCGGGCGCAGGCCGTACACCAGCTCGCGGACCGATGCGATCGTCGCGGTCATCTCCTCGCGGACCCGGACCAGCAGCTTCTCGACGGCCCGCGGATCGGTGTCGAGCCGCCTGCGCGCCTCGTCGAGGGTGAGCGTGACGCTGGTCAGCGCCGGGCCCAGCCCGTCGTGCAGCTCCCTGCCCAGCCGGCGGCGCTCCTCGTCGCGGGTGGTCCGGATGCGCTCCCGGGAACGGTGCAGATCGGCGGTGAGCCGTACGGCGTGCGCCAGCTCGGCCAGGTGCCGGGCGAGCACGGCCAGCGGCTCGCGGCCCGGCCACGCCCCCGCCACCAGCAGGGTTCCCACCCGCTCGGCGTGCCAGAGCAGCGGCACCTCCTGCGTCCCGAGCCGTAGCTCCCCGTCGCGGAACACGCGCGCCGGGCCACCCCACCCGGTGCGGACCTCGACGCCGACCCCGGTCGCGCCCAGCGCCCCGCGGATCACTGCCACGACCTCGCCGAGCGCCGCCGCCGGGTCCTGCGCCCCCTGCCCGGTACGGCCCAGCAGGTCGGCGAGCCGGTAGGGGTCGCGCTCGACGGCGAACATCCGGTCCACCACCCGCTGCAGGCGCAGCCGCGCCGGATGGAAGACCCCGCCCACGGCCAGCGCCGCGACCGCCCCCGCGACGGAGCCCAGGTCGCTGGCCAGGGCATTGGCCAGCCAGATCAGTCCGAAGTAGACCCCTCCGGTGACCGCGACCAGGGAGCCGTAGACCAGCGTCCGGTTGATCACGATGTCGATGCCGTAGAGGCGGTAGCGCAGCACCGCCGCGATGATCGACAGGGGGAGTACGACGATGACGACGGCCTCCAGAGCGATCAGCAGCCACGAGCCGGTCATCACCCGGAGGACCCAGGAGACCAGGACCACCACCAGTGCGGCGACGTACCAGCCGATCTGGCGCCGGAGCTCGGTGTCGCCCGCCCGGTAGCGGAAGGCCAGTGAGAGCACGCCGAGCGCGGTGAGCGCCATCATCGGGGCGCCGATGTACGACTCCACAGCCGGTGAGATCTCGCGCAGCGCCTCGACGCCGAACGGGTTCGCGACCGGGAGCTGGCTCTCGAACTCGGGATCCGGGGCCAGTCCCAGGAACAGGGAGTGCCCGGCCATGAGGATCAGGTTGGCGTACAGGACCGGCCGCCAGCGCCAGGAGGGCAGCCGGCCGTCGGGGAACAGCAGCGGCAGCAGCGAGATGTACACCGGCACGTGCCACAGCCACAGCCACAGCCCCAGCCACGCGAGGTAGGGGGTGAGCCCTCCGGGGTCGGTGAGGTAGAGCCAGTGGGCACCGCTGTAGACCAGGTAGTAAAGACCGCCGATCACCCCGCTGCCCCACAGCAGCCAGGGGACGAGCAGCCGGGGCCGGCGGGTGACGAGGAACGCGCCGGCCGCGGGGAACAGGACGACGGTCGGGTCCATGGTGACGAAGGGGTCGGCCCAGGTCGAGGCGCTCAGCTCCCTCAACCGGACCGCCAGGAGGTTGCACACCGGCGCCAGCACCGCCCCGGTCCAGACGAGCACGGCCAGCGCCCTCCGCCACCGGCCACCTGCGGCGTCTCCGTCCACGGGGGAGGTCGTGGTGTCTCCGTATGTGGGGGAGGGCGTGGCGTCTTCATATGGGGGGGAGGGCGTGGCGTCTCCGTCCACGGGGGAGGTCGTGGTGTCTCCGTATGTGGGGGAGGGCGTGGCGTCTTCATATGTGGGGGAGGCCGTGGCGTCTCCGTCCGTCGGGGAGGGGGCGTCGGCTCCGTACCTGGGGGAGGTCATGGTTTCTCCGTTTCGAGGGGGAGCCGGACGATGACCTCGGTGCCGCCGCCGGGACGCGGCCCGACCATGCACGAGCCGCCCGCCTCCGCCGCCCGCTCGCGCATGGAGACCAGTCCCACGCCGCCGCGGACCCGTTCCGGCAGGCCGATCCCGTCGTCGGCGACCGAGAGCCGCAGCTCGCCGCGCGCCGCCGCCCCGGTGCCCGCCGCCCTGCGGCCTGCCGCGCCGCCGTCCTCCGCGCCGCCGGACCTGTCGGACCCGCCTCCGCCGTCCTCCGCGCCGCCGGACCTGTCGGACCCGCCTCCGGCGGCCGGTGGCCCGGTCTGCTCCACCCCGGCGTGATCCGTCCCGGCCCGGACCAGTTCGACCCGGACCAGGGCGGTGGTGGCCTGGGCGTGGCGGCGGACGTTGGTGAGCGCCTCCTGGGCGATCCGGTAGGCCGCCACCTCCACCGCCGCGGGCACGTCGCCCAGCGGGCCGACCACCGCGATGTCCACCCTCGGCCCCGGCGCGTCGGCCAGCGCGCGCAGCGAGCCGACCAGGCCGAGGTCGTCC comes from Streptosporangium roseum DSM 43021 and encodes:
- the hemC gene encoding hydroxymethylbilane synthase, yielding MATTQSGLVAARLTELTGRAVELVGVTTFGDVTKANLTQLGGTGVFVSALRDKLIDGEIDFAVHSLKDLPTTQDPRVVIAAIPPRDDPRDALVSTAKLADLPAGSKVGTGSPRRIAQLRVLRPDLEYVPIRGNADTRIGKVTSGELQGVVLAAAGLGRLGREAEISQVFEVEEMLPAPGQGALAVECRADRTDLIEFLSVLDDARTRAAVTAERAVLNALEAGCAAPVGAYSADDGQNLILTAAVVAVDGKRAVRKSTAGTLSAPMDLGRDLAAEMIAEGAGTLIGEQAH
- a CDS encoding glutamyl-tRNA reductase, giving the protein MSVLVVGLSHRTAPVALLERVSVSGDALVKLLHAVQQDACVAEVMAVSTCNRVEVYAEVDRFHAAVTAISELLSIHSGVPMEQLSNHLYVHYEDRAVEHLFSVGSGLDSMVLGEGQILGQVRSALKLAQEQGTLGPTLNELVQQALRVGKRSHTETGIDRAGASLVGVGLTLAERVLGPIQGKRALVVGAGSMSALSAATLQRAGVTDIVVVNRTHDRAVRLAQTVGGRAAELGDLARELAQADLVISCTGATDVVITADMVVAREMFLLDLALPHDVDPAVRRLPGVTLVDLESMQDGAADAETDDGGRAEAVVAVRGIVADEVAAYLSAERAARVTPTVVALRSKAADVVEAELGRLVARVPELDGRVRDEVTQTIRRVVDKLLHEPTVRVKQLAESPAGDHYAEALRELFDLDPKVPRAVRSIERIDAETSKKEVGR
- a CDS encoding uroporphyrinogen-III synthase, which gives rise to MSSGSTTFERPAGFVAFVGAGPGDEGLLTLRGADLLSKADVVVLDQEAYGTLLRHCREGVEVVEAADEDAVSLRTVTAAKGGRVVVRLCAGDPMFFSSITEEVAACAKAEVDFEIVPGVPPATAVLTYAGIPAAVAVPEFRVVDATQVDDWSAHATGAGTLVIYNGVSGAVAIGKALIAAGRPDSTPVAISSAGTTTEQYTVVTTLGRIAPDLKHAGMTEPALIVVGEAVGMRDQLSWFETKPLFGWRVLVPRTKEQSAGLVEQLRSYGAVPEEVPTISVEPPRTPQQMDRAIKGLVTGRYEWVAFTSSNAVKAVREKFEEYGLDARAFAGLKVAAVGEATARALVQFGVKPDLMPSGEQSSDGLLAEWPPYDSMLDPINRVLLPRADIATETLVAGLTELGWECDDVTAYRTVRAAPPPAPIREAIKGGGFDAVLFTSSSTVRNLVGIAGKPHNVTVIAVIGPQTAKTAEEFGLRVDVMADRPSASALAAALAEYGAKQRQAALAAGDVPRRPSQTRRGARRRAK
- a CDS encoding response regulator transcription factor, with translation MITVLIVDDHPVFRQGLRGLLSAMEIEVVGEASGGQEAVALAAELQPDVVVMDLQMPGGNGVEATRTIVRTSPRIGVLVLTMFRDDDSVFTAMRAGARGYLLKEAGAEEIGRAVHAVAAGEAIYGPEIARRVLTYFAGMPDPSRTAFPELTEREREVLELVAQGRGNNEIAGILFLSGKTVRNHVSNIFMKLQVADRAQAIVRAREAGLGGSG
- a CDS encoding glutaredoxin family protein → MAPQDHRITLLGKPGCHLCDDARTVIERVATELGVPWEERDITASEEDQDKYWEMIPVTLVDGVQHDFWRVDENRLRAALRA
- a CDS encoding putative quinol monooxygenase; its protein translation is MLAPLWLAIGTVQLLARKSGAGFASWLVGIALTIIASVIMMVDPILQDTTFTKSLPPGGRHWGLLPGYLLGAAHVGVALVLLGGVVLAVLRWRGGDDYDADNMHALLALGPTGLALIGAVSFTVPGLFTALLLFVTAAAVWYVVLRPLAPYEDEDEDDQPEDDWEDRRPVGRRAASEPRDVQVAGRRALPEESPRRSGLGDLVAEYRAGEQDVDYAARMQRQPPVQGDPFGGPATGTFMAGEYGMPSPGQPAGGGEYTRQPPMTGQFGMPPGNQATGEYDVPVNEYGRPTAPAAGGPAGPGRPTGPSTGEFARPDPLHGAQPGGSLQPMPADQAFGAPTGYGQSAAPGYGGAPGYGQGSDQGLGGAPGYGQAPDRGLGGPTGYGQSAAPGLGGQPAAGSAYPGAAADQPGGSSRPSPGIFGLLTVFTLIDGTGEAFDRLAEETLEAVRRSEPDTLVYVCHSVKSAPLQRIVYELYRDEVAYTEHQRQPHVERFVSERQNMVLATNVIELNVNAAKVMPLPMAFRL
- a CDS encoding redox-sensing transcriptional repressor Rex, whose protein sequence is MIRRLSQARERGIPEATVARLPLYLRALNGMAERGLATVSSEDLAVAAGVNSAKLRKDLSHLGSYGTRGVGYDVEYLIYQISRELGLTQDWAVAIVGVGNLGRALANYGGFVSRGFRVAALLDADPEVVGDHIAGLNVEHIDELEAVIKRRGVSIVVLATPAAAAQQVADRVIAAGVTSILNFAPVVLAVPEGVDIRKVDLSIELQILAFHEQRKTDRMTGGPAMAEEWPEAVDL
- a CDS encoding sensor histidine kinase gives rise to the protein MDGDAAGGRWRRALAVLVWTGAVLAPVCNLLAVRLRELSASTWADPFVTMDPTVVLFPAAGAFLVTRRPRLLVPWLLWGSGVIGGLYYLVYSGAHWLYLTDPGGLTPYLAWLGLWLWLWHVPVYISLLPLLFPDGRLPSWRWRPVLYANLILMAGHSLFLGLAPDPEFESQLPVANPFGVEALREISPAVESYIGAPMMALTALGVLSLAFRYRAGDTELRRQIGWYVAALVVVLVSWVLRVMTGSWLLIALEAVVIVVLPLSIIAAVLRYRLYGIDIVINRTLVYGSLVAVTGGVYFGLIWLANALASDLGSVAGAVAALAVGGVFHPARLRLQRVVDRMFAVERDPYRLADLLGRTGQGAQDPAAALGEVVAVIRGALGATGVGVEVRTGWGGPARVFRDGELRLGTQEVPLLWHAERVGTLLVAGAWPGREPLAVLARHLAELAHAVRLTADLHRSRERIRTTRDEERRRLGRELHDGLGPALTSVTLTLDEARRRLDTDPRAVEKLLVRVREEMTATIASVRELVYGLRPPALDDLGLEGALRASAGETAVTVDGALDDLPAAVEVAAYRIAQEALTNARRHAGPATVLIRLRRLPGELRVEVADDGVGLPESPAAGVGLTSMRERAAEVGGSCVIGRRPGGGTEVTARLPTEEAT
- the hemB gene encoding porphobilinogen synthase, producing MSAQFPIARPRRLRRMAAMRRMVAGTRLHPAELVLPLFVKEGIGEPNPIGSMPGVFQHTRDSLRKAAHEAAEAGVGGLILFGIPAVKDARGSAADDPDGIVQQAVADVVADVGDALVVMTDTCLDEFTDHGHCGILTPGGEVDNDATLERYAAAAVSQARAGSQVIAPSGMMDGQVAAIRAGLDADGFEQIPILAYAVKYASAFYGPFREAAECAPQFGDRNAYQQDAAGPVGEALREVRLDLDEGADWVMVKPALAYLDILRQVRDAVDVPVAAYQVSGEYAMIEAAAANGWIDRDRAIMESLVAIRRAGADMILTYWATEVAKKLQ
- a CDS encoding bifunctional DNA primase/polymerase; the protein is MVGVPLTRRGRRRAHPKQTISSVLEYAALGWASCPGARPLQSGSRACSCDRVGCPDPGAHPLSVAWQMQATTDPTLLTHWWQREPEANVILPTGRVFDVFDVPAAAGLTALAGMDSAGSATGPVAANGDRVLFYVATRNVAEDEDEWWSCPLDFGPATIDEMPGLRWHCRDSYVLAPPSALPSGRTGSWLRPPDGRPLPDPLRVLDWLADLCD